A window of Diorhabda carinulata isolate Delta chromosome 7, icDioCari1.1, whole genome shotgun sequence contains these coding sequences:
- the LOC130896667 gene encoding uncharacterized protein LOC130896667 isoform X2, producing the protein MASENLENIVVGPELERIIDSSLGDLLLLVLKTFEDNVLQVEAETGEELSAALILKRSIKLARWFTSIGIQKESIEKFKVARMIVPPPVLLFLLKSPMVKNYDLSSIKEMRSGAAPMGKDMERELKEKFNVHHVSQGYGMTETTLGVLVSPPGKSKIGSCGKIVPGMMAKVIDDFGNPLPAYKEGEICFKGPLIMKGYVGDPKSTESTIDKDGWLHTGDVAYYDSDGYFFIVDRIKELIKYKAYQVAPAELEALLLTHPAIQDSAVIGLPNEEAGELPLAFIVQKPNKKITEQEVEKFVEDNVSPQKRLRGGVIFLNEIPRNPTGKILRRVLRERAVQYKSKL; encoded by the exons ATGGCAtcagaaaatttagaaaacattgtGGTTGGACCTGAATTAGAAAGAATAATTGATTCATCTTTAGGAGATCTGCTACTGttagttttaaaaacttttgaagATAATGTACTTCAAGTTGAAGCAGAAACTGGAGAAGAATTATCTGCTGCGttgatattaaaaagaagtataaAATTAGCAAGATGGTTCACCAGTATAGGAATTCAGAAAG aatcaatCGAGAAATTTAAAGTTGCTAGAATGATAGTTCCACCGcctgttttgttatttttattgaagagTCCTATGGTTAAAAATTATGATCTATCATCTATTAAGGAAATGAGAAGTGGTGCTGCTCCCATGGGTAAAGATATGGAAAGAGAACTAAAAGAAAAGTTTAATGTTCATCATGTGTCACAAGGGTATGGAATGACAGAAACAACATTAGGAGTTCTAGTTTCTCCACCAGGGAAAAGTAAAATAGGATCTTGTGGTAAAATTGTTCCAGGTATGATGGCAAAAGTAATAGATGATTTTGGGAACCCATTGCCTGCCTATAAAGAAGGGGAAATATGCTTCAAGGGTCCTTTAATTATGAAAGGCTATGTAGGTGATCCAAAATCAACAGAAAGTACAATAGATAAAGATGGTTGGCTACACACTGGTGATGTAGCATACTATGACAGCGATGGTTATTTCTTCATAGTGGATAGGATTAAAGAATTGATAAAGTATAAAGCTTACCAAGTTGCTCCTGCAGAATTAGAAGCATTACTGCTTACCCATCCTGCCATTCAAGATTCTGCTGTAATAGGTTTGCCAAATGAAGAAGCTGGAGAACTACCATTGGCATTTATCGTTcagaaaccaaataaaaaaattacagaacaAGAGGTAGAAAAATTTGTGGAAGATAATGTGTCACCTCAGAAAAGGTTAAGGGGAggtgttatatttttaaatgaaataccTAGGAATCCAACAGGAAAGATTTTAAGAAGGGTATTAAGAGAAAGGGCTGTGCAATATAAGTCCAAGTTGTAG
- the LOC130896667 gene encoding uncharacterized protein LOC130896667 isoform X1 yields the protein MASENLENIVVGPELERIIDSSLGDLLLLVLKTFEDNVLQVEAETGEELSAALILKRSIKLARWFTSIGIQKGDSISINSENRLEFCLVPVATLFVGAIFAPLNPDYTPLELKHVLNLSKPKLIFCSNKTIDKMVSILPDHPYIDKLVLFGNVESKQQNVTKFQDIIKNADSEEIDDNYKSVPLDIKNTVATILCSSGTTGFPKGVMCTHDNMAAYVDISRSIMGDIVENDDPSDAMMGLIPFFHSFGFMLMFLNLLRGKKMVVLGKFKPKIFLESIEKFKVARMIVPPPVLLFLLKSPMVKNYDLSSIKEMRSGAAPMGKDMERELKEKFNVHHVSQGYGMTETTLGVLVSPPGKSKIGSCGKIVPGMMAKVIDDFGNPLPAYKEGEICFKGPLIMKGYVGDPKSTESTIDKDGWLHTGDVAYYDSDGYFFIVDRIKELIKYKAYQVAPAELEALLLTHPAIQDSAVIGLPNEEAGELPLAFIVQKPNKKITEQEVEKFVEDNVSPQKRLRGGVIFLNEIPRNPTGKILRRVLRERAVQYKSKL from the coding sequence ATGGCAtcagaaaatttagaaaacattgtGGTTGGACCTGAATTAGAAAGAATAATTGATTCATCTTTAGGAGATCTGCTACTGttagttttaaaaacttttgaagATAATGTACTTCAAGTTGAAGCAGAAACTGGAGAAGAATTATCTGCTGCGttgatattaaaaagaagtataaAATTAGCAAGATGGTTCACCAGTATAGGAATTCAGAAAGGTGATAGTATTTCAATTAACAGTGAAAATAGATTAGAATTTTGTCTAGTGCCAGTTGCAACGCTATTTGTGGGTGCTATATTCGCCCCATTAAATCCTGATTATACTCCACTTGAATTGAAACATGTACTTAACCTGTCAAAGCccaaacttattttttgttcaaacaaaACCATTGATAAAATGGTATCAATCTTGCCTGACCATCCTTACATtgataaattagttttatttggaaatgtaGAAAGTAAACAgcaaaatgttacaaaatttcAGGATATCATTAAAAATGCTGATTCAGAAGAAATTGATGACAATTACAAAAGTGTACCATTGGATATTAAGAACACAGTTGCAACAATTTTATGTTCTTCTGGTACAACAGGCTTTCCAAAAGGTGTTATGTGTACTCATGACAATATGGCAGCATATGTAGATATATCCCGTTCAATAATGGGTGATATAGTTGAAAACGATGACCCAAGTGATGCTATGATGGGTCTTATTCCCTTTTTCCACTCATTTGGATTTATGTTGATGTTCTTGAACCTCTTACGAGGTAAGAAAATGGTAGTTCTGGGAaaatttaaaccaaaaatatttttagaatcaatCGAGAAATTTAAAGTTGCTAGAATGATAGTTCCACCGcctgttttgttatttttattgaagagTCCTATGGTTAAAAATTATGATCTATCATCTATTAAGGAAATGAGAAGTGGTGCTGCTCCCATGGGTAAAGATATGGAAAGAGAACTAAAAGAAAAGTTTAATGTTCATCATGTGTCACAAGGGTATGGAATGACAGAAACAACATTAGGAGTTCTAGTTTCTCCACCAGGGAAAAGTAAAATAGGATCTTGTGGTAAAATTGTTCCAGGTATGATGGCAAAAGTAATAGATGATTTTGGGAACCCATTGCCTGCCTATAAAGAAGGGGAAATATGCTTCAAGGGTCCTTTAATTATGAAAGGCTATGTAGGTGATCCAAAATCAACAGAAAGTACAATAGATAAAGATGGTTGGCTACACACTGGTGATGTAGCATACTATGACAGCGATGGTTATTTCTTCATAGTGGATAGGATTAAAGAATTGATAAAGTATAAAGCTTACCAAGTTGCTCCTGCAGAATTAGAAGCATTACTGCTTACCCATCCTGCCATTCAAGATTCTGCTGTAATAGGTTTGCCAAATGAAGAAGCTGGAGAACTACCATTGGCATTTATCGTTcagaaaccaaataaaaaaattacagaacaAGAGGTAGAAAAATTTGTGGAAGATAATGTGTCACCTCAGAAAAGGTTAAGGGGAggtgttatatttttaaatgaaataccTAGGAATCCAACAGGAAAGATTTTAAGAAGGGTATTAAGAGAAAGGGCTGTGCAATATAAGTCCAAGTTGTAG
- the LOC130896670 gene encoding mesencephalic astrocyte-derived neurotrophic factor homolog: MELQAVILVVIMSVIAVSSLKPNECEVCIKTLTKFSDTLDDSTRKDPKKIENEFREFCKGLKNKENRFCYYLGGLEESATGILGEMSKPMSWSMPAEKICEKLKKKDAQICELHYDVEIDLKNVDLKKLKVRDLKKILNDWGENCEGCIEKSEYLSRIEELKPRHIEL, from the exons ATGGAACTGCAAGCTGTTATTTTAGTAGTTATTATGTCAGTTATAGCTGTAAGCTCCCTAAAACCAAATGAATGTGAAG TTTGTATCAAAACGTTAACAAAGTTTTCCGATACATTAGATGACAGTACTAGAAAAGatcctaaaaaaattgaaaacgagTTTAGAGAGTTCTGTAAAGgcttgaaaaataaagaaaatcgaTTT TGTTACTACTTGGGTGGTTTAGAGGAAAGTGCTACTGGAATTCTTGGTGAAATGTCAAAGCCCATGTCGTGGTCGATGCCCGctgaaaaaatttgtgaaaaattgaagaaaaaagatgcTCAAATTTGTGAACTTCATTATGATGtagaaattgatttaaaaaatgttgatctCAAAAAACTCAAAGTACGggatctcaaaaaaattcttaaCGACTGGGGTGAGAATTGTGAGGGGTGTattgaaaaaagtgaatatttaagTAGGATAGAAGAGCTAAAACCACGACACATagaattgtaa
- the LOC130896557 gene encoding uncharacterized protein LOC130896557 produces MDIRQFFNKKRAIDSVPDTSGSNSKSQKNADRSTNLSSLSSSSAPDLAPKGEDIKQIILANYPKQENNRSFQVNWYKRFLWLEYSQELNAAFCYACRQFQPNGSKGHTVYTYSGFSNWKNATDLKNGFPAHEKTAVHIKAMQMWNEKKIRDLTGTAVSTLINSDILQKYRYYVKSIAEIIQFLTVNELALRGNYDIEHEQDRGLFLNLFKYTIKKDEKLAECLPHIPQNAKYTSPDIQNEIIAILAEMVREQVVGDLKTAWFTLLEDGTRDKNNRENVSIGVRYVKNGKVFESLLGIYTTEKLDAKTFTNKTLNILHDNGIDTKHLHSQCYDGASVMNGHKGGVAALIQKSLGRFIPYVHCFNHRLHLVVVRTISEIDSIKHFFDQAVMLHEFFGHGKVAAIYRGNSIGRLLEQRWSGHIAIVKVIFSNYTEILRSLDEFKNDRSFICWSVYLSVKSVGIKSVMLEYDFRFTLVFMKKFLGLLEPADSALQARTISLKEANEIIKSVKNKIRDLRTNETYQSLANEASQLLKDTEAIPTEKRVPKLSVTMKEYLVMEKLPSEMSNKPNASKSGTEAEFFESLDLVLSLLNERFSDNDELITAISSIELFDLEKIKYLEKLGISLPTLEELAVVKDYMRNKPKSDIFAELYKQREVFKNTYALFATAAIFTFTIETILFRPNL; encoded by the exons atggacataagacaattttttaataaaaaacgtgCTATTGACTCTGTACCTGATACATCGGGCAGTAATTCCAAAAGTCAGAAAAATGCTGATAGGTCAACCAATTTATCCAGTTTATCCAGCAGTTCAGCTCCAGATCTGGCACCAAAAGGTGaggatataaaacaaataatactaGCTAATTATCCCAAACAAGAAAATAACCGGTCTTTTCAAGTTAACTGGTATAAGAGATTTTTGTGGCTAGAATATTCCCAAGAGCTAAATGCTGCATTTTGTTATGCATGTCGTCAGTTCCAACCAAATGGAAGCAAAGGACACACGGTGTATACCTATTCCGGATTTAGTAACTGGAAAAATGCAACAGATCTTAAAAATGGATTTCCAGCGCATGAAAAAACGGCAGTTCACATTAAAGCTATGCAAATGTGGAACGAGAAAAAAATCAGAGACTTAACTGGCACTGCTGTGTCTACGCTTATCAATAgtgatattttgcaaaaatacaGATATTATGTTAAGTCGATTGCTGAGATAATTCAGTTTTTAACAGTAAATGAACTAGCTCTTCGGGGCAATTATGACATTGAGCATGAACAAGACCGGggattattcttaaatttatttaaatatacaattaaaaaggACGAAAAATTGGCCGAATGTCTTCCACATATTCCTCAAAATGCTAAGTATACATCTCCTGATATTCAAAATGAGATAATAGCTATTTTAGCTGAAATGGTGCGTGAACAAGTTGTTGGTGATCTAAAAACTGCATGGTTTACATTACTTGAAGATGGCACAAGAGATAAAAACAACAGAGAAAATGTATCAATTGGAGTAAGATATGTCAAAAATGGTAAAGTGTTTGAATCTTTACTAGGTATTTACACTACAGAAAAGTTAGATGCCAAAACTTTCACAAATAAGACACTTAATATTCTTCATGATAATGGAATAGATACAAAACACCTTCATAGCCAATGTTATGACGGTGCTAGTGTTATGAACGGCCATAAGGGGGGAGTAGCTGCTTTAATCCAAAAATCATTAGGACGTTTTATTCCATACGTACATTGCTTTAACCATCGTCTCCATCTTGTAGTTGTGCGAACTATTTCAGAAATAGATTCAATTAAACACTTCTTTGACCAAGCTGTTATGTTACATGAATTTTTTGGACATGGAAAAGTGGCTGCTATTTATCGGGGAAATTCTATTGGTAGACTATTGGAGCAGCGCTGGTCTGGGCATATAGCAATTgttaaagttatattttcaaactacacTGAAATATTAAGATCATTggatgaatttaaaaatgatcGGTCATTTATCTGTTGGTCTGTGTATTTATCAGTCAAATCTGTTGGGATTAAATCAGTTATGTTGGAATACGATTTTAGATTCACCCTTGTTTTTATGAAGAAGTTCCTTGGGCTCTTAGAACCTGCCGATTCAGCTTTACAAGCTCGTACAATTAGTCTAAAGGAAGccaatgaaattattaagtcagtaaaaaataaaattcgagaTCTAAGAACAAATGAGACTTATCAAAGTTTAGCCAATGAAGCTTCACAACTTTTAAAGGATACGGAAGCAATACCAACTGAAAAGAGAGTACCAAAGTTAAGCGTAACTATGAAGGAATATCTGGTAATGGAAAAACTGCCGTCTGAAATGTCTAATAAACCAAATGCCAGTAAAAGTGGCACTGAAGCCGAATTTTTTGAGTCCTTGGATCTTGTATTATCCCTATTAAACGAGAGGTTCTCTGACAATGATGAACTAATTACTGCAATAAGTAGCATTGAGCTTTTTGATCTGGAGAAAATCAAATATCTGGAAAAGTTGG ggATTTCACTACCAACTCTGGAGGAGTTGGCAGTAGTCAAGGATTACATGCGCAATAAACCAAAGTCAGATATTTTTGctgaattatataaacaaagggaagtatttaaaaatacatacgCCCTGTTTGCGACA GCAGCTATATTTACTTTCACAATAGAAACTATTCTGTTTAGACCTAATCTTTGA